TCCTGCCCAGGCCATTTGGGCCTCCTTCTCAcagtctctctgcttcccctccaGCTCTGATGCCACGTCACCGTCCACACACAGCACCCACAGCGACCCTTTTGTACTTCAGATCAGATCTAGCGATGGCTCTCCACCACACTTGGAATAAAAGCTTTCTTCTTGCCATGGTCTAGGAGGCCCCTTTGGGATCTggactccctctgcccctctcaacTCCTGCAGATTTTCCTTAGGTCCCTGAGGCACATAGTGTGTTTTGGCCTCAGGGTCTTTGCCTTGCACGTTCCCTTCGCTCACAACGGCTATCCCTGCAATTCTCAAGGCAGGCCGCTTCTACGACCTCCGCCCGCCTTCTCGGGCGAAGCAGCCCACTGCCCTACATGCCACGAGAGGTCCCCTGagttgtttccttttctgaagcTCATCTCTAGTTTCATGTCTGTCCTTCCTCTATCATGTGAGCTCTGTGGGTCCAGGGACCTTGTGGGGTCTTGTAGTCCCCAGCGTCCAGCAAAGGGACCTGCTGCATATATAAATACTTGAATGTGGACGAAATGAATGACTACTGGCCATTTCTTGCAAGTCATAATCCACGCCTGTGCCCCCTTACCTCTACCCCCACACCTCTGCTTGCTGTTTGGCAAGTGACTTGGTCCTTAAGAACCTACCttacatggagagagagagagaggtagagccagagactgactgaatgaatggtAGTGTTTCCTAGGAACATCTGGCGCTGTGTTAGTGCAGAAGGGAGTGGCTCCTATCCAAGCTCCAGGATGGAGGCAGGGGGTGTAGGGGGGTggtggagagagacagggagtgagggaggcaggggcgGTTCTGTTTACACAGGGGGATCTTCTCTCCTACCCCTCCACTTGCTTGGCAGTCCCTTCGCTCCCTccactccctttctcctctcGGTCTGCCCGCCCCCCTCCCGCCTCCCTGCCCCCTTAGGTAACAGCTCCTTCTTACCCAGTCTCCTCTGTTGTAGGACACAAACAAGAAGGTGACCATCATATAGGCGCATTTCAGCATGTTCCAGCTGGTCCGCTTGGTTGGCGGTTtcttgggggtggtggtggccagGGAAAGCTTCTCTGGGAGAGCCCGGTGGGAATGATGCACACTGAaggcctgccctgccctcccagaaATCCCGCCCTTCCCGAGCTCCACACCGTCTGTCCACCTGCCCCTCGAATTGCCATTTTGGTCTCCTGCTGCCGGTCCCCCTCCGTGCACTGCACCGCAGGCGCCAGCCTCACCCGCCGTCCTCCGGCTCCACACTTGTGCCCTAACACCCCGGTGTGGCCACATTGCCTCTCCGCCTCCGACCGAACGTGGCCTGCAGATGTCCTTGCACCTCCCCAGCCTGCTTTCCTGCTCTTTCCATTCTAAACATTTTAGTAAAGTGTAACAGACAGAAAACCTCAGATTTTTACGATATGCGTTTTATGATTGTGCGTGTACGCAGTAACGTCTATGTAAACGCCATCTGACCCTGGGAATGTGTGTGTGGGAAGTTTGATTACAGATTAAATATCTTTGACGAAGTATTATTCAGATATTCCTCCTTTTGTTTCACTTTTGGTCATTTGAGTTTTCTTAGGATTTTGTCCGTTTTGTCTACACTTGCCATTTTACTGGCATAAGGTTTTTCAAACTATcctctttattattcttttaataccTGCGGGATCCCTTCCCTCCTGGTTTTGGTGAtttgtttctcctgtattttttgtttgtttcttatcaGCAGTGCACGAGAGCTAcatttttattagtcttttccGGAGGACTGGCTGTTAGCCTGTTGATTTCTagtgtacttttttttcattGGCTTTTCATCACTTCCTCATTCTAGTTGGGTTtaacctctttctctttttcagaatGCTTTAGATACTCAAATCATTGGTTTTCTGCGTtttcaccttccttccctcctttctcttaaCATACACATTTGAGATCATAAATTTCTCTCTAAGCAAATCTTtggcaggacacctgggtggctcagtcggtgaagcgtctgacttcagctcaggtcatgatctcagggtcctgggatcgagtcccgtgtccaGCCCCTCATCCCACTGGGCACTGTgctcatctccctctccccctctgcccctcgccccactcatgctcactctctctctcaaataatgaaataaaatctttttttaaaaaagtcttggggtggggcacctgggtggctcagttgttaagcatctgccttcaggctcaggtcatgatcccggggtcctgggatcaagccccacatcaggctccctgctccgctgggagcctgcttcttcctctcccgctccccatgctgtgttccctctctcgctgactatctctctctctctctgtgtgtcaaataaataaataaaatctttaaaaaaaagaagttttggggtgccttggtggttcagttggttaagtgtccaactcagtttcagctcaggtcatgatctcagggtcctgggatcgagtcccatgttgggctccctgcttctccccctccatctccccctgcttgtgctctctctgtcaaataaataaataaaatcttttaaaaaatagtaataataataaataaatgtcttcaaTCTGAAGTTGACTGAGGCTTGTTTTATGAACCAACGTGCAGCCaattttggtaagaaaaaaaaatcccacgtTCACTTGAAAAGTCTATGCATTCCATCGGGGTCGGGTTCAGAGTTCTTTCTGTGTCAATTATGTCATGTTTGTGCGTTGCTCTTTTACCTTCCATGTTGAGTTTTATCTGCCTGTCCTGTCATCTGTTGAGAGACAGGTGTTGAGAGAGGTGTTGAAGTCCCCCCTGTGACCGTTGGATGCATCTATTTTTTCTTGTCGTTTGGcctgttttccttttatgtaaaaACCAGTCGCTGTGTGAAAACATTGAGAACTGGCGTATTTTCCTGGTGGATTAATCTCTTTCTCGATTTCAGTGCCCCTCTGACAACAGCGGGGTCTGGGCTCACAATAGTAACGCTGGCTTCCTTTAGTTGGCGGCTCAGGGATATACTCCTGATGACAGAATTCCCcttacttttctttcaaattttctgtctTCGTCTCTCTCTTACAGATCTCTTGTGGGAGGGAGGAGTTAAAAATGTTCTCTTGGTGATTTTAAACTATTTCGTGACTGTTCCTAGAGgtggttttctttatattcacTCCCCTTGGGGttctcagaacttttttttttaagattttgttttttttaagtaatctctgcctccaacatgggactcgaactcatgaccccgagatcaggagttgcatgcctTTCTGACTGAGccccgccaggcgcccctctcagaACTTTGAAAATCTGTTGCTTGAGGGATACTTTTACCAATATGCAAAATTCCTAGCCATTAACTCTTGACCTGTCActctggtttcattttctctCACTTCTCCTTCTTAAATTCTCATTTCACATGTCTCGGCTTTTCCCCGGGTCTCCTGCGTCCCATGTGCCTCCTTCTGTATTTTCTACTCTTCCACCCACTGTGCTTCACCTTGAGTGATTCCTCCGGACCCGTTTTCTGGCTCCCTAACCGTGCTCTCTGCTGTTAAGCCCAACCACTGAATTCCTCATTTCAGTTatgtattttcaattttggaaTTGCCAcgtgactattttttttaaacaaactatAATTCTCTGGTGAAATTCTTCATCTGTTTTTGTGAACTTAATAACTGTAagcttttttttaagtgtttacgGCTACTGTCTCAGCCACCCGGAGGCTTGCTTCCTCTCTATCGCCTGGCTTCCTCTCTCTTGGTTTTCGGCCACGCAACCCTGACACTCGGGACTGACGTGTCATTTCCAGGGGGAACAGGAATGTTCCCACGCCTGCCTCGGTGTGTTGGGTGTTCTTGGTACCAGTGAGCAGCTCGGAGGAGCAGGGTGGCCTCAGGGCTCTGGCTGCCCTTCACACGGACACCTCGGCGGGCACCGGCGCTCTGCCCGTGGTTACCTGGAGGCTTCTCGCCTTGTGGCTTTGTCATAAACCGGGCTGAAGGAGCTCACTGTCCTCCAGGCAGGAAAAGGTACAGACGGACCCACGACATACCTTCGTCCTTGCAACCACTCGTTTCTTCTAAAGGtgaaaaggaggagaggaaatcaTTAAGGAAGCATGAAGGGGACGGAGGCAGTGCCTCCGGGGGCCTCCgatggggagcagaggggatgCCGTGGCCTCCTCGCTCGACTCCTTGGTCCCCAAGCGCTCTCCCTACTTCGTGGCCTTGGCACATTCTGTTCCCTGTGCCTGGAGCGCCCTTGGCGCAGCTGGGCCGTCAGCCTGGCTCCCTCACCTCTTCAGGTCTTTGCCAAAATGTCACTTTCCCTCAGCGCCCTCTAAAAGCCCGTTGACCTCTCCCACGCTGTCTttgcctctccttctctccaccGTGTCCGTCGGACTCGTCCACATccagcagacgcttcaccgactttacttattttgttttccttctctctcactcgAATGCAAGTTCGTGCAGGCACCGATTCCTGTCTGGTTCCCTGCTCTCTCGGGCACCTGGGACCGGACTGGGCTCAGAGGGGCTTGTGTTCATGAccgtttgttgaatgaatgacaaaaaCGTTAAACCACTCAGGATGTGGTGACAATGGTGAGAGGCTGTGAGGTTCGGTGATTTCTAAAGGCTCTTCCAACACTAAGAGAAGAAGCGAAGCGCTCAGTGTTTCTGCGCACAGGGGTAAGACAAATACAAGGGCCAGACGGCACAGTCACTACTCACCGTTCAACACCTGGAGGCTCAGCAAACCTAAGGAAGACAGCGCACAAAGTGAACCAGAAAAGGCAGCGTCAACGGTGCCCTCGAGTCCCCGAGTCCGACAAGCTCAGCACGAGCTCCCCCTCCTCCGAGAAGCCCTGCTGGATTCCAGGTACCTGTCCTCGTTGCCCCTCCCACGGGACACTGATCCCTCTTGCCTTATAACCATCGTCTCCCCCAACAGACTACGGGTTTACGCAGACGTGCGAGCGTGCCGGATTCATCTTCGGGGGCTCCGCTGCCCTGCGTGGCCCCGGCACACTGAGTGTACAAGAATATTCACGCCAGACAAGCTTCCCACCAAAACCCCACAGCACGCACGAGATTCTGACCTAGGATCTCTGATGTCGCCCATCCGGGGGAAGAGGTGTCCGGGAGGCCAGGCCATGGGGGCAGACGAAGTCCAGAGTGTGGAGTCCCAGGGGTCATGAGAGACGAGGCCGTAAGGAGGAAACAAATCACAGATCAGAAGGTGGGGAGACCGGGAGCCCATGAGAGCAGAGCCCCGATGGGGCGTGGTGATCAGTTAGGACTTGGCAGTGAACAGGGGAGACCATCCAAAGCCTCGTTGTCTGGGTCAGAGGGGAAATCGAAAAGCCGAAGGGACTTGCATCAGATCAGGGTTAGGCTTGGAAGGCAGCCACCGTCCTTCTCCTTGTATTAGTGTCCCCGTGTTGTCGGCACCCCGTAGACTTCGGATGAATAATGCCGACTTTGTGAAGACGTTGTGGGAGAGTATAGAGCGTGATGCTgtctccagtgcctggcacttgcAAAATTCTTAATGGATTCCAGTTATTATAATCACCAAAACCACCATATCATTGCCATATCCCTGATCTGAGGAGGGGGGTTGGTTCCCGCAGGACACCCCACCTGTTTGAAAGTCAAAGTAGTACAGCTATTTTTTCAGGTCCCTgggttttaaagaaatttctctgAGATGATCCAGGGCTAGGAATGGACCCTTTAGCAGAGATAAGAAAGGGAACAAagcaggaggggcggggggcaACATGAAATAAGAATCTTACTTTTCAGTACTGTTGAGATGCGGGCAGCAAGGAGGTGAACATCCAGTAGGGGTCAGTGGGCACCGACAGAAACAGGAAGGAGAGGACCGGGAGGGCGTTAATGGGTCCTTCTTAGCTCACCCCACCCTGGTGGTTCCCAAAGAGACCCTCCcacaggagggaaaggagggtaTCCCCCAGATTTCGTGGGACGTGCTGGAGGCCAGGATGGGTTGCTTCTATTCCACTTGTCCCCTTTGGAGACACATTTATCCAGGTGGCCAGAAGCCGCGGGTACCCATTTTCCTCGGGGATTCATCTCCCAGAGATTAGAAAGATTATCAGCAAAGGATCCCCTTGACCCGTTtttatctcctttctctcccGAGGGTCAGGAAAGAGTAGGCTGTATCCCTTACACATGCCTCAGTACAGCCTTGAATTCTGGGGCAGTGGTCGTTGGCTTTTGCGAATCTGATAAAATCTGGGGACTTCTATGCATATGTGCTCACATACCCAGTCATACCTGCAGCCTCGGACCCACCCGAGTCCCAGACACCCTCTCTCGGTTTTCCCTGCAGCCTCGCGGGGCCGGTGGACCCTACAGCTCATGCTGAGcctcctgcaggggtggggggagtgggcagTAGATTGAGACCTCCCTTAGCAGAGGGTCTCTCTCAACCTGGGCCTAAATCGAAGAGAACGATTCAAAAATCCCCTTCTCTTCTTGTTCCCTACACTTCATAGCACCCAAACACATCCCCGTGACCcctaaaaaaggagaaagaacttACTTGTCACTGGAGGGTGCCGCAGAAGCCGAAATCCAGAAGTCGGTATGGAAGAGAGCAGGCAAGAGAGTAAGATGACATCACCACCGCCCCAAGGACGCTCCGTTTTTCCTTCACTAAGTAATCTTAAATGACTTTCAACTTCTGATGCATACTAATTATAAACTCACAAAATATTGCAAAAATAGTACGGCGGGGTCCTGGGTGAGCGCCGTTCAGCTTCTCCCAACGGCGGCATCTTCCGTAACCATAGTACGTTGTCAGAACCAGTACACTGACGTTGGCACGATACCGATACCCGGACGATAGAACGTACCCCGATTTCACCACTTTTCttgtgtgtttactttttttaaaaaagttttattttattaaatacttccTATCTCACAGTTCTAGGGAAGCCATCTTAAAATCACACGGACGTCGTACCTTGGTTTATAAGTGAAAGAAGGGAGACTCACAGGCACCGAGGGTGTCGAGGAGGCCCACGCAGTGACCCAGCACAGGTGGGTGCCAGCGAACCACCGCCTCTGCACCTCAGGGGAGCGTAGAGGTGGGACTTGAGACCGAAGATTGAGGGGAGGGCACCACTTCTTTATCTGTCCACTTCACCCCCGTACACTACGCTGGGCCCCACCTCAACAGTCCGCTTATTGAGTTGAAGTTGGTGGGTCCACGTGTGTCGTTAGTGTGTTGAAGGGTCACCCCCTGGGAAGCGTGTTTCAAACAAGGAGCCTTGAGCTCCACCCCAGATGTCCCGATTCTTTAGGTCGATCTGAGGTGGgatcttaattttaaataaagactctGAGAGGCATTGCTCTGGCTCAGAGGTCAACAAAtatcgtcttcttttttttttttttttttttataaactaggctccacgcccactgtggagccctacacagggcttgaactcatgaccctggatcaagagtcagacgtttaactgactgagccacccaggtgcccaacaaaCATCTATAAAGGGCCAGAGTAGCTGTTCTCCTTCCAAATCCTTAACAGATCCCCGGCATTAGCCGTTGTCGAGGACATTCGCTTCCTTTAAGAAGCGTTTGTGTAGCCCAGCTGTGTCCCAGACCTTTTCCTAGGCCATGGATTTAAAGGATGGACAAACCTTGGtctcagaggaagaggagagatgctccccttcccaccccatcccccccagaGACAATGGTTCACCGCAGCCGAGATCGTCCAGTGGAGTCTCCTGCCCCCAGGCCAATGTCTAAATGCCTGGGTCTGGACCAACCCTTTCCCAGATATTTTAAGGAAttccaaggcccagagagggttaCAAGAATGTAATCTCAAGGACACGGTACTCACTTTCTTCTTCTGTCCTGTCTGGAGGGGAGAATGCAGGCAGCCAGGTCCCGATGGAGGCGCGgagtagagagagaaaagggcattAAGACTGGGAGCCTAGATACGGGCAAGCCTGAGCGGCCGGAAGAGAGCAGAGGCAAAGGACTACTAGAGACGAAGACTCGGACTCCATCGTGCAGTCAGTCTGTCTCTGCCACAAGTCTGGACGGAGCGTCGGCCACGTACAAGGCGTGAGGACACAAGGACAGCAAAGCGGGCGAGGTCCTCCAGCTCGGGGACTCTAGCCAGAGAAGCCTGACAAGGGTCATCTGCGGGGCACAAGCCGGGTGAGTGTGTTTGGGTAAACCTGCAGGGTGCGTGGTTGCCGACCTTGTGGGGGGGCCAGGGAAGGCATCTCGGAGGCACTGTCGCTGTGTCTGAAACCTGAAACGTGAGTAGGGTTAACTGTGGGAGGACATCTGGAAGCGGGGAGAGGAaggcatcccaggcagagggaacggcGTGGGCAGGGTCCTGGATAGGAAGGAGCCTGGGGCTTTGGAAGGACTttgagagccccccccccccggccatgGGGGCACTGTGGTATAGGACGACCATGGCACAAGAATGTCTGGGGCCGGATGGCGCACAGGGAGGCAGCATTGCAAGATTTGGACCCTTGTCCAGATCCCAGCTCTCCACACACTAGCTTTCTGACCTGTACCCCACTTCTCCGCGCCTCCAGGTCCTCGTCATGAAAATGGAATTCTAAGGGGTGACCAGCCATTCTGGCTTGCCCGGGACCGAGGGGTTCCCAGGAGAGAGAGTTTTAATGCTAACACCGGGAATGTCCCGGGCCAACAGGTCACTTTAGATTATGATGGCATCAACCTCTCTTAGGGGAATTAAAGAATGCAGGCAGAGCCCCGAAAACACACTGACTTTTTTAAGGTGCTTAATGAAACTTCTGTTAGTTGCCACTTTGCCCCTGATGCTCTGCTTccttctaggcctcagtttccccatctgtgtaCTGGGTCACATGATCTCCAGCCCCATGAGCCTATGACTCGGGTTGACGGTATTAGGTGTTAGGTCGTCACGCCCAATAAAGGCTTTATTACATTGATCTTTGGCTTTATAGCGGGCGCTTGGCTTGGGGACCAAGAAGCACATTTTTAGAAAGTGCAGCTGCCATCCAAGGAGGGCTGCCCTGCATGGATGAGGGGGATTGTCTGAGGGTAGGAGTTAGGGAGCACTGAATGATTCGCCTCAGGCAGCGCGGGAGGAACAGCCCCCGAGACGGGAGAATGCAGTCTACTCAGGGCCGTGACCTCTGCTCCCTCCCTAGCCCTCCTTGGAGCTCACTACTTGCAGACAGGAGCGGATTTCTCGTGGGAACCAACAGAGGAGAGCTCTGCTCCCAGGCTGATGAGAGCCGTTCTCTTCAGATGGCAGAACCAGTGAAGAGGGCTCTGGACTCCGGGATCCGCGGACTGTGGGCTGGGCGGAGTCTGGCCAGCTCTAGCCGGCTCCCTAGCACCGGGTTTTCCATATGTTCTGTCTTAACATCACAAGCACTGGCTCTGGTGTGCGGGAGGAAGACAGACTTGTCCCTGGCCACTCGACTGGTGAGGAGTGGAGCTGGGCTAGAGCTCCAGGCGAACCGCTTCTGGAAGGCCGGCTCTCACGCACTCTGCCCCGGCGTCTGAGGCCATATGCATCCCTTGGGAGGGGGGCGTGAGATCTCGGTGATGGCTGAGATCTCAGGGGGGCCAGATGTAGCTTTAACTCccgcacagggtggggggggaggtcgTTCCCCTCACAATTCCCCGGTGAGCAGAGAGAAAGTCTCAGAACAATGCTGGCTGGTCTGTTACCCCTGCTCTAAAGTGGGGAGAACAGGCTTCAGACAAAGAGTCTCAGTAGAGACCAGCATCACGTTATAACGTGGCAGGAACTCCTCCCCGTGTCCAGTCTCCCTGTTTGTACGAAATGGGAACCCAGTTTTTTCAGCCATCCCAGCATCGAAATTCAAGAAGTTACAGAATCCCCAGTGTTGCCAAACATGGGGAATAAGCATTCTCGTTGGCTCTTGGCGGGAGGGTAAACGTGTTCGATCTCTGTCCACATTTTCAATGCCTGTGCCCTTTGACCCAGCCATTTCCCTGGTAGGAGTTTATCTCAACATGTCAGTGCAAACGTGAGAAGAGCAAGAACACGGAAGGAGCGCGAGCCGCAGCGTAAACACGAACGGGAGCAGATCCGAAGCAAAGATGAGAGGAAAACCAAAGTTCTGTGAACAGGACACTCGTTAAATTACACGAGAGTGAGTGAAATACTGTGCAGGTGTTTGAACGGAAGAGGCAAGTTCTGCTGAAATGCACAACATTTTTAACTCAAAAAGTGGACGGTAGCCATATGTGCGTGTGAATGTTTCTGGTAAGAATGCTCCAGAGACGCGACAGACCTGGGATGGGATGAGGAGGAGATTTCTGATACTGATTTTATGTCCCCTCGACTTCTCCCACGTGCACAGACTATTTTCATAACGTCAGAAATCTACGGCATAATAACTATCAGGTAGGGTTCCGGCCCTGCCATGTGGTAATAGAAAATTTCCATCACCTTAAAGCTCAAAGCAACACAATGGGACTGGATGCTGCCTGGATGGCTCTCCccaatacatgaataaataaaacacattttaaaataaagaagtacGTGACTCCCTCTGTAAGTCTGCTTGACCTTGTAGACGGGAGAAGAGAAACACCAGAAAGGATACAGGCCTCCCACTTACCGTCCGTTGACAACCTGGTCATCATACCTGAGGAAGAAGACAGACCACACGGTACGCAAatatgacacaaagaaatagtcCCAATGAATGCATTTCCCCAGCTCAACAGATTTAACAACCTCTGTTCTTTGGGAAGTGCGGCTCTGGTGCCTCAGGCATGATTTAGGGTTTCCCTCAATAccccctctgtccccttcccccatcctcacTACCAGGCATCCCTCGTCTCGAATATCATTTCCGTGTATTTGTCTCTGTTCTCTGCCTGTGTCTAGATCCAGCTGGTCCAGGCACAGAGCAGATGCTCAGAAATTCGTGCTCAGACTTCCCACCGAGGTTCACAGTGCAAAGCCATCACGAGCGTGGCAAGGGATTTACCGAGGATTCCTGACAGCAGCCCATCCAGAAGAGTCAGCATGGTGGCGGCCAAGGTCACGGACGGGGCGCAGAACGGCGGGATCATGGAGATGGAGCCGCAGGTAGAAAACCAAACATAAAATGAGATGCTGGGGGTCGGGAACAGGCTGGGGAGTAGAGTCCACGGTGAGGGGTGTGGGCAGTTAGGGGCTGAGACCCTGGCGTCCCTGCGCTTGGTGTTGGAGGGAGACTAAGTGAGCTGGGGAGCGGTCACGGACCGTTGCTCAGCCGTGCTACGAAGAGGCGGGAACGACCCGCTCCTGACTCTAGAACGACGTGCCGAGGCGTTAGCTCTAGTGACTTCACACCG
This genomic window from Ursus arctos isolate Adak ecotype North America unplaced genomic scaffold, UrsArc2.0 scaffold_19, whole genome shotgun sequence contains:
- the EDDM13 gene encoding epididymal protein 13 isoform X2, whose protein sequence is MTPGTPHSGLRLPPWPGLPDTSSPGWATSEILGLLSLQVLNEETSGCKDEEKLSLATTTPKKPPTKRTSWNMLKCAYMMVTFLFVSYNRGDWCYCHYCTTEVDSRTDPCCSF
- the EDDM13 gene encoding epididymal protein 13 isoform X1, encoding MGSRSPHLLICDLFPPYGLVSHDPWDSTLWTSSAPMAWPPGHLFPRMGDIRDPRFAEPPGVERRNEWLQGRRYVVGPSVPFPAWRTVSSFSPVYDKATRREASREAFPGHHHPQETANQADQLEHAEMRLYDGHLLVCVLQQRRLVLLPLLYHRSGQQDRPLLLFLATLPRLSSAVASPSPAQ